Proteins co-encoded in one bacterium genomic window:
- a CDS encoding SPFH/Band 7/PHB domain protein has translation MLKLRYLVPVLVMCLASASFAADLGGISVGTIIALGAIFLFLLVFAIAGFKVVRQAEVMVIERLGKYTKTLKSGLHLIIPIIDKPRKVIWTRNINVRGRVYTQREYKDRVDLREQVFDFPAQSVITKDNVRMQVNALLYFQITDPPKALYEILNLPDAIEKLTQTTMRNVMGELDLDETLISRDVINNKLRLVLDEATDKWGVKVNRVEIQDILPPPEIDAAMQMQSTAERERRAKILTAEGDKRSVILRAEGDRESRIAQAEGMKQAAILTAEGYKQKQVLEATGDADARRIRAEAEAAALEFVKTAVDASIAPGYLVALRYMDTLNEIAQGEANKVFFPLELTNVLGSVGTLTDLWKFTPPAKK, from the coding sequence TTGCTGAAACTGCGCTATCTGGTTCCGGTCCTCGTGATGTGCCTGGCCTCGGCCAGCTTCGCCGCGGACTTGGGCGGCATCAGCGTCGGGACGATCATCGCCCTGGGCGCGATTTTTCTGTTCCTGTTGGTCTTCGCCATCGCCGGCTTCAAGGTGGTCAGACAGGCCGAAGTGATGGTCATCGAACGCCTGGGCAAGTACACGAAGACCCTGAAGAGCGGCCTGCACCTGATCATCCCGATCATAGACAAGCCGCGCAAGGTGATATGGACGCGCAACATCAACGTCCGCGGACGCGTCTACACCCAGCGCGAGTACAAGGACCGCGTGGACCTCCGCGAGCAGGTCTTCGACTTCCCGGCCCAGTCGGTCATCACCAAGGACAACGTCCGCATGCAGGTCAACGCGCTTTTGTACTTCCAGATAACCGACCCGCCCAAGGCGCTCTACGAGATTCTGAACCTCCCCGATGCCATCGAGAAGCTGACCCAGACCACGATGCGTAACGTGATGGGCGAGCTTGACCTGGACGAGACCCTGATCAGCCGCGACGTCATCAATAACAAGCTGCGGCTGGTCCTCGACGAGGCCACGGACAAATGGGGCGTCAAGGTCAACCGCGTGGAGATCCAGGATATTCTCCCGCCGCCGGAGATCGATGCGGCGATGCAGATGCAGTCCACCGCCGAGCGTGAGCGCCGCGCGAAGATTCTCACCGCCGAGGGCGATAAGCGGTCCGTCATCCTGCGCGCCGAGGGAGACCGGGAGAGCCGCATCGCCCAAGCCGAGGGCATGAAGCAGGCGGCCATTCTCACCGCCGAGGGGTACAAGCAGAAGCAGGTCCTGGAAGCCACGGGTGACGCCGACGCCCGCCGCATCCGCGCCGAGGCCGAGGCCGCCGCCCTCGAGTTCGTCAAGACCGCCGTGGACGCCTCCATCGCCCCCGGATACCTCGTGGCCCTGCGTTACATGGACACCCTCAACGAGATTGCCCAGGGCGAGGCCAACAAGGTCTTCTTCCCGCTGGAGCTCACCAACGTGCTTGGCAGCGTAGGCACGCTGACCGATCTGTGGAAGTTCACCCCGCCGGCGAAGAAGTAG
- a CDS encoding NfeD family protein, with protein MEIYAWHLWLIAGFLLAVAEIVVPGFFLLPFGVAGMLTAAVSLTGMAVVWQIAVFVLAGGMFLFLTRKFFVKAEKVAHAEDTKTNIEALVGKTGIVTQPVSYDRRGYVKVGGEEWGAVWPKDDGYTFEVGRRVKLVGVDGIKFTIAPHEGE; from the coding sequence ATGGAGATCTACGCATGGCACCTGTGGCTGATCGCCGGGTTCCTCCTGGCCGTGGCCGAAATTGTGGTCCCCGGCTTCTTCCTCTTGCCCTTCGGCGTGGCGGGGATGCTCACCGCCGCCGTGTCCCTCACCGGCATGGCCGTCGTCTGGCAGATAGCCGTCTTCGTCCTGGCCGGTGGCATGTTTCTCTTCCTGACCCGCAAATTCTTCGTCAAGGCCGAAAAGGTCGCTCACGCCGAAGACACCAAGACCAACATCGAGGCCCTGGTGGGCAAGACGGGCATCGTCACCCAGCCGGTGAGCTACGACCGGCGGGGCTACGTCAAGGTCGGCGGCGAGGAATGGGGCGCCGTATGGCCCAAGGACGACGGTTACACCTTCGAGGTCGGGCGGCGGGTCAAGCTCGTCGGCGTGGACGGCATCAAGTTCACCATCGCCCCCCACGAGGGCGAATGA
- the trmD gene encoding tRNA (guanosine(37)-N1)-methyltransferase TrmD: MFEADIITLFPGPVQAYLESSIMGRSSAKGLARLCAVDLKDYCGGNHHLADGEPFGGGAGMLLKPEPIFAAVEDLRRENTRVILTDPGGRVLDHPLARELSLEEHLVFICGRYKGVDERVRTLADLELSLGDFVLSGGELVALAAVEAAVRLIPGVLSDAEAALEDSFEGEGFLDCPWYTRPAAFRGMTVPEVLLSGDHEAVKRWRRERSLERTSRLRPDLLDE, translated from the coding sequence ATGTTCGAAGCCGACATCATCACCCTCTTCCCCGGCCCGGTACAGGCGTACCTGGAGAGCTCCATTATGGGGCGCTCCTCGGCCAAGGGACTGGCCCGCCTGTGCGCGGTGGACCTGAAGGACTACTGCGGCGGGAACCACCACCTGGCCGACGGCGAGCCCTTCGGCGGCGGGGCGGGGATGCTCTTGAAGCCCGAGCCCATCTTCGCCGCGGTGGAGGACCTGCGGCGCGAGAACACCCGGGTGATTCTCACCGACCCCGGCGGGCGGGTGCTGGATCACCCCCTGGCTCGGGAGCTATCGCTGGAGGAGCACCTGGTCTTCATCTGCGGCCGCTACAAGGGCGTGGACGAGCGGGTGCGGACGTTGGCGGACCTCGAGCTGTCGCTGGGGGATTTCGTCCTGTCGGGGGGGGAACTGGTGGCGCTGGCGGCGGTGGAGGCGGCGGTGCGCCTGATTCCCGGCGTCCTCTCCGACGCCGAGGCGGCCCTGGAGGACTCCTTCGAGGGTGAGGGGTTCCTGGACTGCCCCTGGTACACCCGACCGGCGGCGTTTCGGGGGATGACCGTCCCCGAGGTGCTGCTATCGGGGGACCATGAAGCGGTGAAAAGATGGCGCCGCGAGCGGTCGCTCGAACGGACGAGCCGGCTCCGGCCCGATCTTCTGGATGAATGA